The Papaver somniferum cultivar HN1 chromosome 3, ASM357369v1, whole genome shotgun sequence genome includes a region encoding these proteins:
- the LOC113356008 gene encoding auxin-responsive protein SAUR36-like, giving the protein MISMRKARGFKLRFRVCRVFKWVLRPRRKQSWGYKQLLRSYSSSFTNPTNHTRNKAIKKICNWGKSLKHGAKELCSPRKSTTPTKKNDYIRLGGSANPFQEDQKPIPKGHLAVYVGDKDDDCRRVLVPVFYFNHPLFGELLREAEKEYGFEHPGGITIPCQISEFENVKTRIAAGEIYRNSMLKHRLC; this is encoded by the coding sequence ATGATCAGTATGAGAAAAGCGAGAGGATTCAAGCTAAGGTTCAGAGTATGCCGGGTTTTTAAATGGGTATTACGACCCAGACGAAAGCAATCATGGGGGTATAAACAATTATTAAGATCATATTCATCTTCATTTACAAATCCAACAAATCATACAAGAAATAAGGCGATCAAGAAGATATGCAACTGGGGAAAGAGTTTGAAACACGGAGCAAAAGAATTATGTAGtccaagaaaatcaacaactccaACTAAAAAGAATGATTATATTCGGCTGGGCGGTTCAGCTAATCCGTTTCAAGAAGATCAGAAACCCATTCCAAAAGGACATTTGGCTGTCTATGTTGGTGATAAGGATGATGATTGTCGTCGGGTTTTGGTTCcggttttttattttaatcaccCCTTATTCGGTGAATTACTTAGAGAAGCTGAGAAGGAATATGGATTTGAACATCCCGGTGGGATTACGATTCCTTGCCAGATTTCTGAGTTTGAGAATGTAAAGACTAGAATTGCTGCTGGTGAGATTTACCGGAATTCTATGCTAAAGCACCGATTATGCTAA